In Fusarium oxysporum f. sp. lycopersici 4287 chromosome 4, whole genome shotgun sequence, a genomic segment contains:
- a CDS encoding hypothetical protein (At least one base has a quality score < 10) — MSFWIETEDWHTAGEPFRIVQTLPSGHLPDGETVAQRRFTVINTPNHPLDQLRQSLCHEPRGHADMYGGFITPPNDLGAHFGVLFWHKDGFSTACGHGTIALGYWAVTKGLVKAPENGSVDVVIDVPSGRVTAEIAVKDGKPVHGDFINVKSYQIAKDLSVDLPSRGVDVKVNLSFGGAVYATIDAAQLGLKVEPSQYINFINIGREIKASLGTRAHYDTYDLYGVIFFNDQGTGPAGEVLQRNVTVFADGQIDRSPCGSGTASRVAVLLAEGRLGVGKSKLLHRSIIDTVFEADIVSEEESPVEFPACIPRVRGAANLVGRMNFFIDPEDIVFPGFLLR; from the coding sequence ATGTCATTCTGGATTGAGACAGAAGACTGGCACACTGCCGGCGAACCTTTCCGCATCGTCCAAACCCTCCCGTCAGGCCATCTACCCGATGGCGAAACTGTCGCTCAACGTCGCTTCACTGTTATTAACACTCCCAATCACCCTCTTGATCAACTCCGACAATCTCTATGCCATGAACCACGTGGCCATGCAGATATGTACGGTGGTTTTATTACGCCGCCAAATGATCTCGGTGCTCATTTCGGCGTCTTGTTCTGGCACAAAGATGGCTTTTCAACGGCATGTGGGCATGGGACCATAGCTTTGGGGTATTGGGCTGTCACAAAGGGTCTTGTTAAAGCGCCTGAAAATGGGAGTGTTGATGTCGTTATTGACGTTCCTTCTGGGAGAGTTACCGCGGAGATTGCTGTGAAGGACGGCAAGCCGGTTCATGGCGACTTTATCAACGTCAAGAGCTACCAGATTGCCAAGGACTTATCTGTCGATCTTCCATCACGGggtgttgatgtcaaggTCAATCTCTCATTCGGCGGAGCTGTCTACGCTACCATCGACGCTGCTCAGCTGGGCCTCAAGGTTGAACCAAGCCAGTacatcaacttcatcaataTTGGGCGCGAGATCAAAGCTTCTCTAGGCACAAGAGCACACTACGACACATACGATCTATACGGCGTCATATTTTTCAATGACCAAGGCACTGGACCAGCTGGAGAGGTACTCCAGCGCAACGTTACTGTCTTTGCAGATGGACAGATCGATCGCTCACCTTGTGGCTCAGGCACAGCTTCAAGAGTAGCAGTACTTCTCGCAGAAGGAAGATTGGGTGTTGGAAAGTCGAAGCTTCTGCACCGATCGATTATTGATACAGTATTTGAAGCTGATATTGTctctgaggaggagagccCTGTCGAATTCCCGGCTTGTATTCCGAGAGTGAGAGGAGCTGCTAATTTGGTTGGGAGGATGAACTTCTTCATTGATCCAGAGGACATAGTTTTTCCTGGGTTCCTTCTAAGATGA
- a CDS encoding hypothetical protein (At least one base has a quality score < 10) codes for MPRRRPPGKTGPVQRRTRSGCQTCRVRKVKCDEAKPACRNCVSRGLSCNTTLQLKWEAEFTAKGLSFGREGVWCKDGARQRRPPQVHAPKVWGFGAVEPRHFINTYYSDFVHDPNYEESLVREAMELRDETELSSALIRRSRSPPRLIPSISSFPTLSTFETSLFEYYLLRLCPLTTPSSQLSSPFASMVAPLFTHAGQDLLVQSVLAFSARHRSITDPSWTRTAMKMKGKALTGLLQRIRSPDVTADVILDPQVPATMMFLCLYEILDNGDYRWVFHLRASQDFMRKRQQLALPSSKNSAFGSLAAFSERYFAFQDVISRTACGNSPIFGLEYWQRPDHTEDIDAWMGCSPAMASVIFKITELARTRTRDMSQGDYEIQVEELDRELTLVSSNITVVEAMDENVRRCVDLKKTSVQIYFHCLLRDADPSTPQVSQLVIKVLHSIHSLIQQGSAAGLLFPLFVAAVELDPLNDDKIFAHGDQGTFLSGRQLVLETLDAMVGLTLANVERTKAVILKVWRMRDLHTQKDSPVLVTGDLNDWNTFVSPYTQNLNLA; via the coding sequence ATGCCGCGCCGCCGTCCCCCCGGCAAAACCGGCCCCGTCCAGAGACGAACAAGGTCAGGATGCCAAACGTGCCGGGTCCGCAAGGTAAAATGCGACGAAGCTAAGCCTGCATGTCGGAACTGCGTCTCCCGCGGGCTGTCGTGCAATACTACGCTGCAGTTAAAATGGGAGGCTGAGTTTACTGCCAAGGGGCTCTCGTTTGGGAGGGAGGGTGTTTGGTGTAAGGATGGGGCGAGACAGAGACGACCGCCGCAGGTTCATGCGCCAAAGGTTTGGGGGTTTGGGGCTGTTGAGCCGAGACATTTTATCAATACTTATTATAGTGACTTTGTTCATGATCCGAATTATGAAGAGAGTCTTGTTAGGGAGGCTATGGAGTTGAGGGATGAAACGGAACTGTCTTCAGCGCTTATTCGGAGGTCAcgatcaccaccaagactTATACCCTCAATATCATCATTCCCTACACTGAGCACCTTTGAAACGAGCCTTTTCGAATACTATCTCCTACGGTTATGTCCTCTCACAACACCTTCTTCACAACTCTCATCACCTTTCGCAAGCATGGTCGCTCCTCTATTCACCCATGCTGGGCAAGATCTTCTCGTCCAATCTGTTCTTGCATTCTCTGCTCGACATCGAAGCATCACAGATCCATCATGGACACGCACAgcaatgaagatgaaaggCAAAGCCTTAACCGGTCTTCTACAAAGGATTCGATCTCCAGACGTCACGGCAGACGTCATACTGGATCCTCAAGTTCCTGCCACAATGATGTTTCTCTGTCTTTACGAAATCCTTGATAACGGCGACTATCGATGGGTCTTCCACCTGAGGGCAAGTCAAGATTTCATGCGAAAACGCCAACAACTTGCACTTCCGTCGAGTAAGAACTCGGCATTTGGAAGTCTTGCTGCGTTCTCAGAGCGATACTTTGCTTTTCAAGATGTCATCAGCAGAACAGCTTGTGGAAATTCACCTATTTTTGGCCTGGAATATTGGCAAAGACCGGATCATACAGAGGATATCGATGCATGGATGGGTTGCAGTCCGGCCATGGCATCTGTGATTTTCAAGATTACTGAACtggcaaggacaagaaccCGAGATATGTCTCAAGGAGACTATGAGATCCAAGTCGAGGAGCTTGATAGGGAGCTGACCCTTGTGAGCTCCAATATCACCGTTGTTGAGGCGATGGATGAGAATGTCAGACGATGTGTCGATCTGAAGAAGACTTCGGTGCAGATATACTTTCACTGTCTGCTTCGAGATGCGGATCCTTCTACCCCACAGGTCTCACAGCTTGTCATCAAGGTCCTGCATAGCATTCACAGTCTTATTCAACAAGGCAGCGCCGCAGGACTTCTGTTCCCCCTATTCGTCGCAGCCGTGGAACTAGATCCCTTGAACGATGACAAGATCTTCGCTCACGGTGATCAAGGCACATTTCTATCTGGAAGACAGCTTGTATTGGAGACTCTTGATGCCATGGTAGGCTTGACGTTGGCGAATGTTGAGAGAACAAAAGCGGTGATTCTCAAAGTCTGGCGCATGAGAGATTTGCATACCCAAAAGGATTCACCGGTTTTGGTTACTGGGGATTTGAATGATTGGAACACATTCGTGAGTCCGTATACACAAAATCTGAATTTGGCATAG
- a CDS encoding proline dehydrogenase has translation MASTLTKQSQILIVGGGTWGCSTALHLARRGYTNVIVLDVNRIPSPISAGHDVNKLAGGLSTADSKGDDEDSIWKALSYAAAQGWLHDPVFQPFCHNTGSVMAGSTPKSIKQLVEDEIGDDIDQYTPLNTAEDFRKTMPEGILTGDFPGWKGFYKPTGSGWVHARKAMKAAFEESERLGVKFITGSPEGKVESLIFEDGDVRGAKTADGKEHRADRTILSAGASAEFFLDFENQIRPTAWTLGHIQMTPEETKLYKNLPPLFNINQGFFMEPDEDLHQLKMCDEHPGYCNWVEKPGSKHPQSIPFAKHQVPIEAERRMKQFLKDIMPQLADRPLVHARICWCADTQDRMFLITYHPRHPSLVIASGDCGTGYKHITSIGKFISDCMEGTLEERFAKFWRWRPEKFTEFWGKDPLDRFGADDRIMDLPKSDVEGWTNIKNDN, from the exons ATGGCCTCAACTCTCACCAAACAGTCCCAAATTCTCATTGTTGGTGGCGGAACTTGGGGATGCTCAACTGCCCTCCATCTCGCCCGTCGAGGTTACACCAACGTCATTGTTCTCGATGTCAATCGCATCCCGTCACCAATATCAGCCGGGCATGATGTAAACAAACTTGCTGGCGGACTTA GCACTGCCGATAGCaaaggtgatgatgaagactcAATCTGGAAAGCACTTAGCTACGCCGCAGCTCAAGGCTGGCTCCACGACCCTGTCTTCCAACCATTCTGCCACAATACAGGCTCTGTCATGGCTggctcaacaccaaagtCTATCAAGCAGCTAGTAGAAGATGAGATCGGTGACGACATCGACCAGTATACACCTCTCAACACAGCAGAAGATTTCAGAAAGACCATGCCTGAGGGTATTCTGACAGGCGACTTTCCAGGCTGGAAGGGATTTTACAAGCCCACGGGTTCTGGTTGGGTTCATGCTCGAAAAGCCATGAAAGCTGCTTTCGAAGAGAGCGAGAGGCTTGGTGTCAAGTTTATTACTGGTTCTCCTGAAGGAAAGGTTGAGAGTCTGAtctttgaagatggtgatgttcGAGGTGCCAAGACAGCAGATGGAAAGGAACACAGAGCGGATCGAACAATCCTGTCGGCTGGCGCTTCAGCGGAGTTCTTCCTGGATTTTGAGAACCAGATCCGCCCTACCGCGTGGACGCTGGGCCATATCCAGATGACACCAGAAGAAACCAAGCTGTACAAGAACCTGCCACCTCTTTTCAACATCAACCAAGGCTTCTTCATGGAGCCTGATGAggatcttcatcaactcaaAATGTGCGACGAACACCCTGGGTACTGCAACTGGGTTGAAAAACCAGGTTCAAAACACCCCCAATCCATCCCTTTCGCAAAGCATCAAGTGCCAATCGAGGCTGAACGACGCATGAAGCAGTTTCTGAAAGATATCATGCCTCAGCTTGCAGATCGGCCGCTTGTTCATGCTCGAATCTGCTGGTGCGCTGATACGCAGGATAGAATGTTCCTGATCACCTACCATCCTCGACATCCCTCACTCGTCATTGCTTCAGGTGATTGCGGCACAGGATATAAGCATATCACATCGATTGGAAAGTTCATCTCTGACTGTATGGAGGGTACGCTTGAGGAAAGGTTTGCTAAGTTCTGGAGATGGCGACCAGAGAAGTTTACCGAATTCTGGGGCAAGGATCCCTTGGATCGGTTTGGAGCTGACGATAGGATCATGGATTTGCCCAAGAGTGATGTAGAGGGATGGACAAATATCAAGAATGATAACTAA